From the genome of Lentilactobacillus buchneri, one region includes:
- a CDS encoding VIT1/CCC1 transporter family protein — protein MVSVRSKKKKDGQTMDEKLNTLRAGVLGSNDGILTVVGVLFSVAVATTNQFTIFIAGLSDLLACAFSMASGEYASVSTQKDTEQSVVTKEKALLMTNYQDQLNVVSDYYVDQGVTKETADKIAKDLMSKNPLETIVNVKYGLKLGHYMNPWDAAFSSLFSASAGGIFPLCAMTLTPVAFQWPATILAVCLSVGLTGYLSARLGNGLVKTAIIRNIIVGIITMIIHYSVGVLLAV, from the coding sequence ATGGTAAGTGTTCGTTCCAAAAAGAAAAAAGATGGTCAGACAATGGATGAGAAGCTCAATACCCTGCGGGCCGGCGTGTTGGGATCCAACGACGGCATCTTAACCGTTGTTGGGGTGCTGTTCAGTGTTGCCGTTGCGACAACTAATCAGTTTACGATCTTCATTGCCGGATTATCCGACCTGTTGGCCTGTGCCTTTTCGATGGCATCAGGCGAATATGCGTCTGTTAGTACCCAAAAAGATACTGAACAATCTGTGGTGACGAAAGAAAAAGCATTACTGATGACTAATTATCAAGACCAGCTCAACGTAGTGTCCGATTATTACGTTGATCAGGGTGTCACCAAAGAAACTGCTGACAAAATCGCCAAAGACTTAATGAGCAAAAATCCTTTGGAAACGATTGTCAATGTCAAATACGGCCTCAAGTTGGGACACTACATGAATCCTTGGGACGCAGCGTTCTCATCACTCTTTTCCGCCTCTGCCGGTGGTATCTTCCCCTTGTGTGCCATGACGCTGACACCAGTTGCCTTCCAGTGGCCGGCAACCATTCTGGCCGTCTGCCTCTCGGTTGGCCTGACAGGTTATCTAAGTGCCCGATTGGGGAATGGTTTGGTTAAAACAGCTATTATTCGAAATATTATTGTTGGGATCATCACCATGATCATTCACTACTCTGTCGGGGTATTGCTGGCAGTGTAA
- a CDS encoding VIT1/CCC1 transporter family protein: MAKKRSLSQKINVLRASVMGANDGIVSVAGIVIGVAGATSNNFAIFISGISGMLAGTVSMAMGEWVSVNTQKDSQRHAISLQKAALSSAYDNEFNTVKHKLMGDGISADLAAQATSEMMAKDPVKTTVRQKYGFNVGEYTNPLSAAIASMISFPTGSILPLLAITLFPKTIRIPATFIAVVVALAITGYTAAQLGNANKGRGMIRNIISGILTMLVTYTIGTLIGS, from the coding sequence ATGGCGAAGAAAAGATCGCTTTCACAAAAGATTAATGTTCTGCGGGCTTCGGTGATGGGGGCCAATGACGGCATCGTTTCGGTTGCCGGAATCGTTATCGGTGTTGCCGGGGCGACATCAAATAATTTTGCAATTTTTATTTCCGGTATTTCCGGGATGCTGGCCGGGACCGTCTCAATGGCCATGGGCGAGTGGGTGTCTGTTAATACCCAAAAAGATTCTCAACGACACGCCATCAGTCTCCAAAAGGCGGCCTTAAGTTCCGCTTACGATAATGAATTCAACACCGTCAAACACAAACTGATGGGTGACGGCATTTCTGCCGATTTAGCGGCCCAAGCAACTTCTGAAATGATGGCAAAAGATCCGGTCAAGACAACGGTTCGTCAAAAATATGGCTTCAACGTTGGTGAATATACCAATCCATTATCAGCAGCAATCGCTTCGATGATTTCATTTCCGACGGGGTCAATTTTACCACTTTTAGCGATTACTTTGTTCCCAAAGACCATTCGCATTCCGGCAACCTTCATTGCCGTCGTAGTTGCATTGGCGATCACTGGTTACACTGCCGCTCAATTAGGCAACGCCAACAAAGGCCGGGGTATGATTCGAAACATTATTTCCGGGATTTTGACCATGTTAGTCACCTACACAATTGGGACTTTAATTGGATCTTGA
- the aroD gene encoding type I 3-dehydroquinate dehydratase, whose protein sequence is MSGKLTVRRTSFVTGTTKIAVPITGRTVNDILAQAQAAVTAHPDVIEWRIDYDQAGLDPATYQATYAKLRRILGDTILLTTFRTAGEGGEADLDEAAYVTLYKRLIANELTDILDVELHFSEEAISNLIYLAHQHNIKVILSAHEFQGTPPELEIINLLQQMQNQNADIAKIAAMPNKFKDVLTMMRATTTESDKLEIPIIAISMGSLGRISRVTAPLFGSVMSFATVGDASAPGQIAIDDLRTEMKRFETQ, encoded by the coding sequence ATGAGTGGAAAGCTAACAGTTCGACGAACGTCATTTGTAACCGGAACCACCAAAATAGCGGTGCCGATCACCGGTCGGACCGTCAATGATATTCTGGCGCAGGCCCAAGCAGCAGTAACTGCTCACCCGGACGTCATTGAATGGCGCATCGACTATGATCAAGCTGGTTTGGATCCCGCCACTTATCAAGCCACCTACGCCAAGTTACGGCGTATTTTGGGCGACACAATTCTCTTAACCACCTTTCGAACCGCTGGTGAAGGCGGTGAAGCCGACCTTGATGAAGCAGCTTATGTGACCCTATATAAACGGTTGATTGCCAATGAGTTGACGGACATATTGGATGTTGAGCTGCATTTCAGCGAAGAGGCAATCAGTAACCTGATTTACTTAGCACACCAACACAACATCAAGGTGATCTTGAGTGCCCACGAATTCCAAGGTACCCCGCCGGAACTGGAGATTATCAACTTACTGCAACAGATGCAGAATCAAAACGCTGATATTGCCAAGATCGCTGCCATGCCCAACAAATTCAAGGACGTTCTCACAATGATGCGGGCCACTACAACCGAATCAGACAAGTTGGAAATTCCAATCATCGCAATTTCCATGGGCAGTCTGGGAAGAATCTCTCGAGTTACCGCGCCATTGTTTGGGTCGGTGATGAGTTTTGCAACGGTCGGTGATGCATCAGCCCCCGGACAGATTGCGATTGACGATCTGCGAACAGAAATGAAACGATTTGAAACACAATAA
- a CDS encoding NADPH-dependent oxidoreductase produces the protein MTNPILEQLTQHRSIREFEDQPLSPHQVTELVNAAQHASTSTFSQQYSIVSVTDPAKLHAIAEVTGHRWMVNGGHYFVMVADQYRNLKIAKAHGIDPYMLHSTDKFLASVFDTAIATENIMVAAEGMGLGGTIMGSVLNNPRKMIELLNLPEMTFPLLGIALGYPKDKPELKPRLPKASMHFENQYDLGANFDQELTDYDQLIREYYQSRSTNGRSETFSHHIVSELSGNRNLRSDLFAMIQAQGLMTH, from the coding sequence GTGACCAACCCGATTCTTGAACAATTAACTCAGCACCGTAGTATTCGTGAATTTGAAGATCAACCGTTGAGCCCGCACCAAGTCACTGAATTAGTGAATGCGGCCCAACATGCTTCAACCAGCACCTTTTCTCAACAGTATTCCATCGTCAGTGTAACTGATCCAGCCAAGCTCCACGCGATTGCCGAAGTCACTGGCCATCGTTGGATGGTAAATGGCGGTCACTATTTCGTGATGGTTGCAGATCAGTATCGAAATCTAAAGATTGCCAAAGCACATGGTATCGATCCATACATGTTGCATTCAACAGATAAATTTCTGGCAAGTGTCTTTGACACGGCGATTGCCACGGAAAACATCATGGTGGCCGCAGAAGGTATGGGACTCGGCGGCACCATTATGGGCAGTGTCTTGAACAATCCCAGAAAAATGATTGAATTATTAAATTTGCCTGAGATGACATTTCCCTTATTAGGGATTGCACTGGGGTATCCAAAAGACAAACCAGAATTGAAACCCAGGTTGCCAAAAGCATCAATGCATTTCGAAAACCAATATGATCTTGGTGCAAACTTTGACCAGGAACTCACCGATTATGATCAGCTAATTCGCGAGTATTATCAGTCTCGCAGCACCAATGGTCGATCGGAAACCTTCAGTCATCACATTGTTTCTGAACTCAGCGGGAATCGGAATCTGCGGTCGGATTTGTTTGCGATGATCCAAGCCCAAGGGCTGATGACTCACTAA
- a CDS encoding amino acid ABC transporter ATP-binding protein: MAEQILQVEHLEKYYQKKHVLHDINFHVDKGEVVTLLGPSGSGKSTLIRCLNGLEEYQQGTITFEGKRINPTEKNWQQIRQKIGMVFQSYDLFPNLTVMDNILLGPTKVQKQDKFAAKKEGLELLERVGLEDYANAYPRQLSGGQKQRVAIVRALALHPDFMLFDEVTASLDPEMVRGILNIIQDLADVDHMTMIVVTHEMNFAQQIADRVIFLEDGHILEQTPSKQFFNAPQTKRAQAFLDSMDF; encoded by the coding sequence ATGGCTGAGCAGATTTTACAGGTTGAACATTTAGAAAAGTATTATCAAAAGAAACACGTCTTACACGATATCAATTTTCACGTCGATAAGGGCGAGGTCGTCACGTTATTAGGACCGTCCGGATCCGGGAAGAGTACCTTGATTCGCTGCCTCAACGGTCTGGAGGAATACCAGCAGGGGACAATCACTTTTGAGGGGAAGCGGATTAATCCGACCGAGAAAAATTGGCAACAGATCCGCCAAAAGATCGGGATGGTCTTTCAGAGTTACGACCTATTTCCAAATTTGACCGTTATGGACAACATTTTGCTCGGGCCGACCAAGGTGCAAAAGCAGGATAAGTTCGCAGCCAAAAAGGAAGGCCTTGAATTGTTGGAACGAGTCGGTCTCGAGGATTATGCCAACGCATATCCCCGGCAACTGTCCGGCGGCCAAAAGCAGCGGGTCGCGATTGTTCGCGCCCTGGCGTTGCATCCGGATTTTATGTTATTTGACGAAGTGACTGCTTCACTGGATCCCGAGATGGTCCGAGGAATTCTCAACATCATCCAAGACTTGGCTGATGTTGATCACATGACCATGATCGTGGTGACCCATGAGATGAACTTTGCCCAGCAGATTGCTGACAGAGTGATTTTCCTGGAAGATGGCCATATTTTGGAACAAACACCTTCAAAACAGTTTTTCAACGCACCACAAACTAAACGCGCACAAGCATTTTTGGATAGTATGGATTTCTAA
- a CDS encoding amino acid ABC transporter permease: MDHSGISVLFEGTNFERLLGGLWVTVKIAAVALIVGLILGIILGVLRTFKNRPLRVVLRLYLEFFRIVPTVVLLFLFYYILPRQLNFNLPGDQLATLVFALWVAAEMSDIVRGALISVPQHQRESGKAIGLNRYQLYRYVLIPQAISLEIPATINLATRVIKTTSLLMLISVMDVINIGQQIIEANNHTHPTGVFWVYGLIFLFYFLIDYPLSWWAKRLEKKRLERANG, from the coding sequence ATGGATCATTCGGGAATTAGTGTTTTATTCGAAGGAACCAATTTTGAGCGGTTGCTCGGCGGCCTCTGGGTAACGGTTAAAATTGCGGCAGTGGCTTTGATTGTCGGCCTCATCTTGGGAATTATCCTGGGTGTTTTGAGGACCTTTAAGAATCGGCCATTGCGAGTGGTTTTGAGACTGTATCTTGAATTCTTCAGGATTGTCCCAACCGTCGTGCTGCTATTTTTGTTCTATTACATCTTGCCACGCCAATTGAATTTTAATCTCCCTGGCGATCAATTGGCCACCTTGGTATTTGCCTTGTGGGTGGCTGCTGAAATGAGCGATATTGTTCGCGGCGCCCTAATCTCGGTGCCGCAGCACCAACGCGAATCCGGTAAAGCAATTGGGCTCAATCGTTATCAGCTCTATCGTTACGTATTGATTCCCCAAGCGATCAGTTTGGAAATCCCGGCGACCATCAATTTGGCCACCCGGGTCATCAAGACGACTTCTCTTTTGATGCTGATTTCTGTGATGGATGTGATTAATATTGGCCAACAAATTATTGAAGCCAATAATCACACCCATCCAACCGGCGTTTTCTGGGTTTACGGATTGATATTTCTATTCTATTTCCTAATCGACTATCCACTATCTTGGTGGGCCAAGCGACTAGAGAAGAAGAGATTGGAGCGGGCAAATGGCTGA
- a CDS encoding amino acid ABC transporter permease → MSSWAVIQQSLPMFEKGFQLTLWLSFVGIIGSIIVGIIVSLLQYFKVPVLHQVASIYVEVSRNTPLLIQLFFLYYAFPVIGIKFGAELCGIIGLIFLGGSYMAEGFTGGFNGVSKGQLESGKAIGLSRWQLARYIVFPQGFSLSVPAMAANVIFLIKETSIFTVIAIPELTNTALDLIGMYYRSNEYLLVLVVGYAIILIPLSIILTLLEKRVRYGSFGN, encoded by the coding sequence ATGAGCAGCTGGGCCGTTATCCAACAGAGCTTACCGATGTTTGAGAAGGGGTTTCAACTCACCTTGTGGCTTTCTTTCGTCGGGATTATTGGATCCATTATTGTTGGCATAATTGTGAGCCTGCTTCAATATTTCAAAGTACCCGTTTTGCACCAAGTGGCATCGATTTACGTTGAAGTTTCGAGAAACACACCGTTATTGATTCAGCTATTTTTCCTGTATTACGCGTTTCCAGTGATCGGCATTAAGTTTGGTGCCGAGTTGTGTGGCATTATCGGATTGATATTTCTCGGCGGCAGTTACATGGCAGAAGGGTTTACCGGCGGCTTCAACGGCGTTTCCAAAGGTCAGTTGGAGTCTGGTAAGGCAATCGGGTTGAGTCGCTGGCAGCTTGCCAGATACATTGTTTTCCCACAAGGATTCTCACTGAGCGTTCCGGCAATGGCCGCCAATGTCATCTTTTTGATCAAGGAGACTTCGATCTTTACGGTGATTGCCATTCCGGAATTGACTAACACTGCGTTGGATTTAATTGGGATGTATTACCGGTCCAACGAGTATCTATTGGTCTTGGTTGTTGGCTATGCGATTATTTTAATTCCACTATCAATCATTTTGACTTTACTAGAAAAGAGGGTTCGCTATGGATCATTCGGGAATTAG
- a CDS encoding MFS transporter — MTKSNKRRLSMALYLNYLVHGIGLIILTQNMQALGGFWNVPIATVSYVISGIGIGKLIAYFIFGYLSDRFGREKLVLTGTLSYMVFFIGIPFTHNIAMAYLFAIIAGVANSALDSGTYPTFVEMGGNSSASNVFIKAFMSVGEFILPLFIATLEAHQLWFGWSFIGALLVLVVNLFILRGADFPDRNQVDEEFSEEHQSLSKVRRVIATIALALYGYTTMAIMILFTQWISLFATNDLGYSSLISHGLLSLYSIGSISGVVVMFILLKLNFTETKLLVVTNTISLIAILTVTHASTVIVTAVACFIFGFTAAGGVMQIALNVLLKMFPKHKGVITGTYFTFGSIATFTIPIVTGILSKTSLQSVMNFDVMIGLVGTVLVVVTALAISTGNVFAHAGQSMMTLLHMGPAPISQGRSKDE; from the coding sequence ATGACAAAATCTAATAAACGCAGATTATCAATGGCCTTATACCTCAACTACCTGGTTCACGGAATTGGGTTGATTATTTTAACCCAGAATATGCAGGCTCTGGGTGGCTTTTGGAACGTGCCGATTGCGACGGTTTCCTACGTCATTTCAGGGATTGGAATCGGGAAATTAATTGCTTACTTCATCTTCGGTTACCTCTCAGACCGCTTTGGCCGGGAAAAGTTGGTCTTAACCGGGACCCTCAGCTACATGGTATTCTTTATCGGGATTCCGTTTACCCACAATATCGCGATGGCCTACCTGTTTGCAATTATTGCCGGAGTAGCCAATTCGGCGCTGGATTCAGGAACTTACCCGACTTTTGTGGAAATGGGCGGTAATTCAAGTGCCTCGAATGTTTTCATTAAAGCATTTATGAGTGTGGGTGAGTTCATCTTACCGCTGTTCATTGCTACTTTGGAAGCTCATCAATTATGGTTTGGTTGGTCATTCATCGGCGCCTTGCTGGTGTTAGTCGTCAACTTATTCATTCTTCGCGGCGCAGACTTTCCAGATCGGAACCAGGTTGATGAAGAGTTTAGTGAAGAACACCAATCACTTTCCAAAGTTCGGCGAGTGATTGCGACGATTGCCCTTGCGTTGTACGGTTACACAACCATGGCAATCATGATTTTATTTACCCAATGGATTAGTCTATTCGCAACCAACGACCTTGGTTACAGTTCATTGATTTCCCACGGTCTGTTGTCGCTGTACAGTATCGGTTCAATCAGTGGTGTGGTCGTGATGTTTATCCTGTTAAAATTGAATTTCACCGAAACGAAACTGTTAGTGGTGACCAATACAATTTCTCTCATCGCAATTCTCACGGTGACCCATGCCTCAACGGTCATTGTCACCGCCGTTGCCTGCTTCATATTCGGCTTCACCGCAGCCGGTGGGGTGATGCAAATTGCCCTGAACGTTTTGTTGAAAATGTTTCCAAAGCATAAGGGTGTGATTACCGGGACTTACTTTACGTTTGGCAGTATCGCAACCTTTACGATTCCGATTGTGACCGGAATCTTGTCGAAAACCAGTCTTCAATCTGTGATGAATTTTGATGTGATGATTGGCTTGGTTGGAACGGTTTTAGTGGTCGTGACTGCCTTGGCCATCAGTACTGGGAACGTCTTCGCCCATGCCGGCCAGTCGATGATGACCCTTCTTCATATGGGACCGGCACCAATTAGTCAGGGCCGCTCAAAAGATGAATAG
- a CDS encoding polysaccharide deacetylase family protein, with product MINKRALLTFSIAAASLLTFSISNHSVPQAHAATTLTYGKITNNSLHRLGTIRQLTRAQLAEDHKLSGKQVQNLIYLPLPKRLTAHNFTLSKTALTIHLVKNSYGVKDVAIPLSKLTGIILNRYMPSQYDFVKPKTPKKVVALTFDDGPDPTLTPKLLKTLKHYNVHATFFEVGSSVIRYPSVSRLVLKYGNQIGNHSWNHPDLTTLSSAKAIHQIALTDAAIYKATGTIPTYIRPPYGAVNSRIGNLFDRPIVRWNVDSRDWAYLNTPKTVSHVLATTHPGSIILMHDIHPTSVAAVPQIIRSLKKRGYTFVTLPTLMQKPLLANLQYFGRGDFRGF from the coding sequence ATGATCAACAAACGCGCATTATTAACGTTCAGTATCGCAGCTGCATCGTTATTGACATTCAGCATCAGCAATCATTCAGTCCCACAAGCACATGCAGCGACTACATTAACCTATGGCAAAATCACCAATAACAGTCTCCACCGTCTGGGCACCATCCGCCAATTGACGCGCGCCCAACTGGCTGAAGATCACAAGCTGTCTGGCAAGCAGGTTCAAAACTTGATTTACCTGCCGTTACCCAAGCGATTAACAGCCCATAACTTTACTTTGAGCAAAACGGCTTTAACCATTCATCTGGTTAAAAATTCATATGGTGTCAAAGACGTCGCCATTCCATTGAGTAAGTTAACCGGCATTATTCTCAATCGCTACATGCCGTCGCAATATGACTTTGTCAAACCGAAAACACCCAAGAAAGTCGTTGCTTTAACCTTTGATGACGGTCCGGATCCGACATTAACACCGAAATTACTTAAAACTTTAAAGCACTATAACGTCCACGCAACCTTCTTTGAGGTTGGCAGCAGTGTTATCCGCTATCCAAGCGTCAGTCGATTGGTTCTCAAATATGGCAACCAAATCGGCAACCACTCTTGGAACCATCCTGATTTAACCACCCTTTCCAGTGCCAAAGCAATTCATCAGATTGCCTTGACCGATGCAGCGATTTATAAGGCCACGGGAACAATTCCCACCTATATCCGGCCACCATACGGCGCCGTTAACAGTCGGATTGGGAACTTGTTTGACCGGCCAATCGTCCGCTGGAATGTTGACTCCAGAGACTGGGCATATCTCAATACGCCTAAAACCGTCAGTCATGTTCTGGCAACGACTCACCCTGGCTCAATTATTTTAATGCATGATATTCACCCGACGTCAGTTGCCGCCGTTCCCCAGATTATTCGATCACTGAAGAAACGGGGCTACACATTTGTGACCTTGCCAACGCTGATGCAAAAACCATTGTTGGCTAACCTGCAGTACTTTGGCAGAGGAGATTTCCGCGGATTTTAA
- a CDS encoding ISL3 family transposase, producing MSNDTTKMLLGIDDEHLIIEEGQVGDDGVIRLVGSLNYTPKACRNCGIINDHQIIGYGWRKTTIRFAKTLGSTVILCLNRRNFHCKACHTNFLAQTNAVPKHCTISNTTRKQCLEKLTEPVSLKHIADELSTSDSFVGRQLLRAERDFQTNWHYLPKVLLMDEVKSTKSATDAMSFEFMDAETHELIDLLPFRTIYQLQKYFQHYDQAARENVKIIVTDMNYTYPKLVGQIFPNAIVVIDPFHLVNALNRAFNKTRVRLMKTLATSSREYHALKRYWKLLLTPENHLNYEAFRKWTNFPYPATATDVVDALLDIDPELKQTYNVMNRLRETIKNRDWPNYNQVFHHLEGCSEEMLATLQTLATHHDEIGNTFTHHYTNGPLEGSNNKIKVIKRTGFGYRNFFRFRLRVLFAFRVHTKRALITK from the coding sequence ATGTCAAATGATACTACGAAAATGTTGTTAGGAATAGATGATGAACACTTAATAATTGAGGAAGGACAAGTGGGTGATGATGGAGTGATTCGATTGGTGGGGTCCCTAAACTACACCCCCAAGGCATGCCGCAATTGTGGGATTATCAATGATCACCAAATTATTGGCTATGGTTGGCGGAAGACCACCATTAGATTCGCAAAAACATTGGGCAGCACCGTTATCCTGTGTCTCAATCGGCGAAACTTTCACTGTAAGGCTTGTCATACCAATTTCCTGGCGCAGACGAATGCGGTGCCGAAACACTGCACGATTTCAAATACGACCCGCAAACAATGCTTAGAAAAACTGACCGAACCGGTTTCGCTCAAACACATTGCCGATGAGTTATCCACTTCGGATTCATTCGTTGGTCGGCAGCTCTTGCGCGCTGAACGGGACTTTCAAACCAACTGGCACTATTTACCAAAAGTTCTCCTCATGGACGAAGTTAAAAGCACTAAGAGCGCCACCGACGCGATGAGCTTTGAATTTATGGATGCGGAAACCCACGAATTGATCGACCTGTTACCCTTTAGGACCATCTATCAGCTTCAAAAGTATTTCCAGCATTACGACCAGGCTGCGCGAGAAAATGTGAAAATTATCGTCACCGATATGAACTATACCTATCCCAAATTGGTGGGGCAGATCTTTCCGAACGCCATCGTTGTCATCGATCCGTTCCACTTGGTTAACGCTTTAAATCGAGCTTTTAATAAGACGCGGGTGCGCCTCATGAAAACCCTGGCGACTTCCTCACGCGAGTATCACGCCCTAAAACGCTATTGGAAACTATTATTAACGCCGGAAAATCACCTCAACTACGAAGCTTTCCGTAAGTGGACAAACTTCCCTTATCCAGCGACTGCCACTGATGTGGTTGATGCTTTATTGGACATTGATCCCGAGCTCAAGCAAACTTACAACGTGATGAATCGGTTACGTGAAACCATCAAAAACCGTGATTGGCCCAACTATAATCAAGTATTCCATCACTTAGAGGGCTGCTCGGAAGAGATGTTGGCAACCCTCCAGACCCTAGCGACTCATCATGATGAAATTGGCAATACCTTTACTCACCATTACACCAACGGGCCCTTAGAAGGTTCAAACAACAAGATTAAAGTCATTAAGCGCACTGGATTTGGTTACCGAAACTTCTTCAGATTCCGGCTAAGAGTGCTGTTCGCTTTTCGAGTTCATACAAAAAGAGCCCTAATCACCAAGTGA
- a CDS encoding cysteine ABC transporter substrate-binding protein has product MKKRSFTRIIAVVSVFAALLLVLTGCGNSKKSSSQSNNPSSVQQIKKNGTIRIAVFGDLPPYGWVNKDGKRVGYDVTLAHQVAKDLGVKVKFVQVNANNRVDALNSNKVDLVLANFTVTPERKQVIDFAKPYMKVSVGVVSPKNKSITKASQLKGKNVIVTKGTTAENYFTSKQPDVKLLKFDSKTQQFNALKNGRGVALADDNSYLYAWSKDNPNYTVGIKSIGPKSYIAPAVKKGNKSLLDWTNKEINKLTKESFFVKDYNTQLKPYFGKEVKPSDIVLPVK; this is encoded by the coding sequence ATGAAGAAAAGATCATTTACCAGAATTATCGCCGTTGTGAGTGTCTTCGCTGCTTTATTACTGGTCTTAACCGGCTGCGGTAACAGCAAGAAGTCAAGTTCGCAAAGCAATAACCCAAGTTCCGTTCAGCAGATCAAGAAAAACGGGACGATTAGAATTGCGGTTTTCGGTGACTTACCTCCTTATGGCTGGGTCAACAAAGACGGCAAGCGAGTTGGTTACGACGTAACATTAGCCCACCAAGTTGCCAAAGACCTCGGAGTCAAAGTTAAGTTTGTCCAAGTCAATGCCAACAACCGAGTTGATGCTTTGAATTCCAACAAAGTTGATCTGGTTCTGGCCAACTTCACGGTCACCCCAGAACGGAAACAGGTTATCGATTTTGCCAAACCATACATGAAAGTTTCCGTTGGTGTGGTTTCACCTAAGAATAAGTCGATCACCAAGGCCAGCCAGCTAAAGGGTAAGAATGTGATTGTAACCAAGGGAACAACTGCCGAAAATTACTTCACGTCCAAGCAGCCTGATGTTAAACTGTTAAAATTTGATTCTAAGACGCAGCAGTTTAACGCCTTGAAGAACGGCCGTGGGGTTGCCCTTGCCGATGACAACTCATATCTGTACGCCTGGTCCAAGGATAACCCAAACTACACGGTGGGCATTAAGAGTATTGGACCTAAGTCCTACATTGCCCCAGCTGTGAAGAAGGGCAACAAATCACTTCTTGATTGGACCAATAAGGAAATTAATAAGTTGACCAAGGAGAGTTTCTTTGTGAAAGATTACAATACCCAATTGAAGCCTTACTTCGGTAAAGAAGTGAAACCTTCAGATATTGTTCTGCCAGTTAAATAA
- a CDS encoding Hsp20/alpha crystallin family protein, producing MANELMNRFDLDPFFDRMAHRFFSPSDFDKDYENFGNLKTDINETDKDYSLKIDVPGIDKNNIHLNYQDGVLSININQEHSSEQKDENGKVIASERSHGVMSRSYQLPGVDRDNISAHIDNGVLNVTLPKVTESEDQTGNIDIQ from the coding sequence ATGGCAAATGAATTAATGAATCGTTTCGATTTGGATCCGTTCTTTGATCGAATGGCTCACCGCTTCTTCAGCCCTTCTGATTTCGACAAGGATTATGAGAACTTCGGCAACTTGAAGACCGATATTAACGAAACCGATAAAGACTATTCATTAAAGATTGATGTTCCCGGCATCGATAAGAACAACATTCACTTGAACTATCAAGATGGCGTTCTCTCAATTAATATTAACCAGGAACATTCATCTGAGCAAAAAGATGAAAACGGTAAGGTAATTGCCAGCGAACGCAGTCACGGCGTTATGTCACGCAGCTATCAATTACCTGGTGTTGACCGCGACAACATTTCAGCCCACATTGACAATGGTGTTTTAAATGTGACATTACCAAAAGTCACTGAAAGCGAAGATCAAACCGGCAACATTGATATTCAGTAA
- a CDS encoding matrixin family metalloprotease, whose amino-acid sequence MSDRFFNKNFIWKIIWVGIGTILVCLLFLSVGFSTQLSPALVDQNDTPTQQVDTTTTPAYSPKTNFHWSTKTVAYFITKQTNGHYRDVWMRAVKAWNAVGVVDLIPADNADRADVILSVKQSYHEGGGTVENIAGGVVGYTSEEFGHVDGIPLFVHQNKSYLITDSLKQAHYDSVNEQASVAMHELGHDLGLEHSDSPHSIMQQAAPTYLDSIPEVDAKHLAQLYAGVPRG is encoded by the coding sequence ATGAGCGATCGTTTTTTCAACAAAAATTTTATTTGGAAGATAATTTGGGTAGGCATTGGGACAATTCTGGTCTGCCTGTTATTTCTGTCGGTCGGATTTTCTACCCAACTCTCACCAGCATTAGTCGATCAAAATGACACCCCCACCCAGCAGGTCGATACAACGACTACGCCGGCGTACAGTCCGAAAACGAATTTCCACTGGTCAACCAAGACAGTTGCCTACTTTATTACTAAGCAGACGAACGGCCATTACCGAGATGTTTGGATGCGGGCAGTCAAAGCCTGGAATGCGGTCGGGGTCGTTGATCTGATACCAGCAGACAATGCGGATCGAGCTGACGTCATTCTCAGTGTCAAACAATCCTATCATGAAGGCGGCGGTACGGTTGAGAATATCGCCGGTGGGGTGGTTGGCTACACCAGCGAGGAATTTGGTCACGTGGACGGGATCCCGCTATTCGTCCATCAAAATAAAAGTTATTTGATTACTGATTCCCTGAAGCAAGCCCACTACGATTCTGTCAATGAACAAGCAAGCGTGGCGATGCATGAGCTGGGGCATGACTTGGGGTTGGAGCACAGTGACAGTCCCCATTCGATCATGCAGCAGGCGGCGCCGACTTATTTGGATAGTATTCCCGAAGTTGATGCCAAGCATTTGGCGCAGTTGTATGCTGGGGTGCCGCGGGGGTGA